A window of Miscanthus floridulus cultivar M001 chromosome 12, ASM1932011v1, whole genome shotgun sequence genomic DNA:
ATCTCTCCTAGGCTGCATGGTCGACCTAGGAGAGCCATTGGGCCCCCCTTTATAGAGGTCCTATCGTCGCATCGTtctgtggtcctgcatggggaggcgaagggtcgtctgcccatgtgggtgccttaattgcCACGTCCAGAGCGGGTCAGTGGTGGGCCCTACCTAGACAGTGTCCAGTTTGACTGAGGGGGATGCCTCATTGACCGGGGCGTGTCCCATCAGTTCTGATGCGTCCCCTCAGGTGTCTATCAgtattgattccgtatttaaggaggggaagggagagggtttttcgtctaacctttcgcctttccttagctgcagtgtctcctctttaaatagggagggggaggggagttctcatcccacctcttcttctgCCTCTAAGCCACTACCTCTCCTTTTCCCTTTCCGCCAAATGCGTCCATGCATCACGCCGTATGTTGTCGACTTCGCCGTCGTTTGCTATGTTCCTTCCTTGGCAGGAGGCATTTCTTGCTCtaacgccattgtcagggttgtggctggaggtgatggcatagtccccggaTGCCCTGGTGGAGGTGTCACTATCGGGGTTGtggctgacgatgatggcgtagtccccggacgccctgGCAGAGGTGttgctgtcggggttgcggctgacgacgacggcgtagtccccggacgccctgGCGGAGGCGTTGCAGATGACGGCGTCTTTGAGGATCCCGCAAAGCGGcgggatgttgccgatggagagtgtggcgcgGTGGCTgtagtagatgagctggcctatgtacatgccctgggcatcgtcgatggagagcatggcgtggTAGCCGTAGTAGACGAGctagcccgtgtacacgccctgggcgtcgccgatggagagcatggcacggcgaccgcagcaACACTTTAGTAAAGCTAAGcaaagactgtaattgaataattttgtggggaagccctcgagtaaacagtcctctgaatttataagtatattagtcctttttgtaatgaaatcactttgtaagtggtgaatttgtgcaaaaaatgaacaaattttcatcttttgcctATGGCAAGCAATCTTTTTATCTTTCCCTTTTTTTGTAGAAACGGTTttagtgccctccgacccttctcacggtctaagtcgtaagaaactaggaacgcgggtgaactaattctgattgagctggtgagcaaagaggttgcagccaccggggcgtgggtctcccgcagtcctaccagttgtattcagaatttgttccccaaaatcttagcccttatgacttgtttatgagaagaatggaaatcttagcgaatgtttgcaaatatataacacaggaggtttttgcaagcgtaatatttGTATTACTCATTTCAGTcctcgagtgaggtctgacccctcgcgatttgcaggggtcggaagtcactaaggatcgaggtttcgtaatgacaaaaactaataaggaagagtatatgcttattttaagggtaaaagcgacgtagctgctcaatgttccaggcattggtgaagacctcgcgttgatggttttcaacctgtaggcgcCCGAGCAAAGTACTTCCACGACGACGTAGGGctcttcctagggcggggagagtttgtggcaatccttgttgctctacacaaggcggaggacgaggtccccgacgttgaaggctcgaccccgtacCTATCGGCTGTGGTAACGTCGCAACGCCTGCAGGTACTTAGctaaacggaggagggcgatgtcacgagcttcatctagctggtccatggcatcttggtgagatgcttTGGCCCCCTGTTCGTTGTACGCTccgattcttggtgctccatagtcaaggtatgttgggagaatggcctcagaaccgtacaccatgaagaaaggtgtgtagccagtggcccggctaggagttgtccttaggctccagagcacggccgaGAGCTCAGTGAGCCAGCgcgcgctgaacttgttcaaccggttgaaaattctaggtttgaggccttagaggagcatgccatttgcatgCTCGACTtacccgttcgtccgggggtgtgcgacggctacccaatcgatccagatgtgttgttcatcatagaatcaaacgaatttcctaccggtgaactgcgtgccgttgtctgtgatgatggagttcggtactccaaagcgatggatgatgtcgaggaagaatagcatagcctgctcggatttgatcgtggatattggtcgagcttcaatccattttgtaaacttgtctatggtgacaagcaggtgggtgaagcccccgggcgcctttttgagtggcccaaccaggtcgagcccccagaccgtgaaaggccacatgatggggatcatctagagtgcctgggccgataggtgtgtttgccgagcgtagtactgacacccttcgtaggtgcgtacaatttgctcggcatcggctaccgcggtgggccagtaaaagccttgtcggaatgcatttccaaccaaggttcttggtgtggCATGATGACCACAGATTCCatcgtggatgtcgcccagcaggagcttcccctgttcgccagggatacaaagttgcagaatACCGAcgtgactccatttgtagagtttgccctctacaagaacaaaggacttggcacgtcgcgcgagccgtcgagcttccatcttgtctaccgatagtatgtcgtggaggaggtagttgaggtaaagcgttctccagtcatcgggagggtcagaCTCCGCTACtcggtcctcttcaagctccataacctcagggtcaggcggagcagttggtggatcggcccctggggtcagactagatgggccatcatcgACTTGTTTCGACCCCGCATAGCGtactgagggtttgtgttgatcactggcaaagacgcctgtcgggactggctctcggccggacgcTGCTTTCGTGAGCGTGTCgactgcttcgttgaggcgccttgggatgtgattgagttcaaggccgtcgaatctgtcctccagTCGTTGGACTTCTTGAcaatatgcctccatcttggtgtcgtggcagcttgactccttcatgacctggttgatgaccagctgagagttgcccctgacgtcgaggcatcgaatgcccagctcgatggtgattcgtaggccgttgatgagtgctttgtattctgcagtattgtttgatgaggggaaatggagccaaaccatgtacctcatatgGACCCCGAGGgggatacaaaaactagtcctcctccggtgcccttcttcattagtgatccatcgaagtacattgtccagtactcttgatcgacgactgatggtggcatctggacctcggtccacttcgcgatgaagtcagccagtacctgagatttgatcgctgtttgggggcataagaaatgccctgatccattagcttgagtgcccactttgtggttcttcccgtagcatcatggctacggacgacctcgccgagggggaacgatgtcactactgtTACAGGGTGTGATTTGAAGTAGTGGCgtaacttcctcttggtgatgaggacggtgtagagggtTTCTAGATTTAGGAGTGGTGGGCTTTGGAGTTGGATaacacctcactaatgaaatacatagggcgctgcaccttgaaggcgtgcccctcttcctcttgctctaccaccaaggcagagctaaccacttgggtggtggccgatatatacagtaggagggattctccattgcatggagggactaggaccggaggtttagttaaaaattgcttaaccatgtcaagtgcctcctaagcctcggctgtccactcaaagcggtcatatttctttaggagttgataaagggggagtcctcatttgccgaggcacgaaatgaatcggctgagggcggctaggcaccctgtgatctactgaaccccctttatgctttggatcgggcccatccttgtgatggctgatatcttctctgagttggcttcgatgccacgctcggagacgatgaagccaagcagcatgcccctcgggaccccgaaaacgcatttttcgggattgagtttgatgccgtttgcccggagtttcacaaaggtttgttcgaggtcggcgacaaggtggtcagctcacttggacttaactacgatgtcatcgacataggcctcaacagtttgcccgatgaggtctccaaagcaattgagcatacagcgctagtaagttgccccagcattctttagaccgaacggcattgaaatgtagcaaaacaatctgaagggggtgataaaagatgtcgtgagctggtcggactctttcatcgtgatttagTGGTAGCcgaagtatgcatcaaggaagcagaggatttcgcaccctgaggtggaatcgactatttggtctattcgtggcaaaggaaacggatcctttggacacgctttgttgaggccggtgtaatcgacacacattctccatttcctgctcttttttcgcacaagaatgggatttgctaaccactctgggtggtatacttccttaatgaatcctacggccagtagtttggctatctcctcgctgatggccctacgtttctcctcgtcgaagcggcgcaggcgttgcttcaccggcttggagctcgggtgaatttttaaggtatgctcggcgacctccctcgggatgcccggcatatccgagggtttccacacaaagatgtctttgttatcgcggaggaagtcgacgagcgtgctttcctatttggaggagagcgtggtcctaatacggacttttttgccctcagagttgttggggtccaagaggacctccttgggtccttccgccgattcgaacgacccggacGACCTCTTTCGTGTTGGGTGCCCCTTCAacaacctcctccctgagggtgacgAGCTCTTTGAAGGCGATGACTACGGATGCGTGTCTGCAGCATTCAACtttgcactcgtaagcgcgctggaaggaggtgtcgatggggatgaccccgtgggggcccggcatctttagcttaaggtacatgtaattggggacggccatgaacttcgcatagcatggtcgtcccaggatggcatggaaagtccctaggaaccccactacgtcgaaggtgagggtctcagtccgataattggaccgatccccgaaagtgatgggcagatcgatctgccctagtggaatggcttgcctaccaggcacgatgccatggaaaggcgctcggatgggatggaggttcgttcgatcgagcatcttggcgtacatgatgttgaggccgctgcctccatccatcagtactttcgtgagccgctttggaccgacgatcagaTCGACGATAAGCAAGTACCTTCCTGGATGTGGGACGGCATCTGGATGATCGGTtcggtcaaaggttatggcggattctgaccatcggaggaaggctggcgtggccggtccagctgtatagacctcacggcgtgcgaccttctagcgacgcttggagtcgtaggccattgatcctctgaagatcatgagagcGCCGATCGgcattgggaaggcgtcgtccttctcctctgcgttgTCTATGGtaggaacaggctccttcccctgctcccctttgttaaggccctcagacaagtatttgcgcatgaggccgcaatccttgtatagatgcttggccgggaaggcatggtttgggcatggcccctcgagcattttctcgaagtggttcagagtgccctccgtgggcttccggccacctttgcggtcagcagcggccacgagcgagttatcgcgccgttgcttcttatttttctttttggcgggacggttggaggcgccttcgctggcgtcctcgtcccgcctcgtcCTTCCACCGGAGTgatcgaagatggctccgaccgcctcctctccagaggcgtgactagtggcgatgtccaggagttccttggtagtccacgggcccctacgtcctagcttgtggaccagggatttgcaggttgtcccggataagaaggctcctatcacgttagcatcggcgacgttagggagctcgttgcactaccgagagaagcgccggatgtacccatgaagggtttcatcggccttctagtggcagttcttgaggtcccatgggtttctaggatgtttgtacgtgccctagaagttgcccacgaagatctccgttagatccgcccaactttgaatggcgttggacagtaagtgctccagccatgctcgcgccgaattagccaagaacagcgggagattgcgaataatgaaatcatcatcactcactccaccggcctgacatgcaagccgatagtcttcgagccaaagcctgggatttatttcgccagaatatttagggatgttggtaggcggtcgataccttagggggaacacagcattgaggatgtgccgaccgaaggcctgaggacctAACAGGCCGGGGCTCGAGCTTTGGTCCttgttgctgtcgtagcgtctgccacgtcgaggatggtagccgcggcgtgctgcttctccatcgtcgtcgTGGGTGCATTTCTGAGCATCGATGATGCTGTGTACGTCACGGCCATGGCCGAGGTGTTGATGTACTGGGACAGTGGAGGGCTGCCTATCACCTAGCGGTGTTTAGTGAACGGACGTGTccctggtgggacgcactgagggcatgcactggctggtgtcgggttcgtgtcgtcgagacaatgaactttctgcctgctacgccgccgcacgctcgagcaacgtgcgaatctccctgtGGGCCCGGTGATCCTCAAACGTTGCGGCCTTTGAGAGGCCGTGAAGCAAGGCCGTCGTGGCGgtaatgttctggcttgctcgagcgaagtgagggagagtcccatcatcggtgaggatcctctgatGCACATCATGGGTCGAGGCGCATGCGTGCCCACCGTCTCTGCGACGCTTGATCTCCTCCTCGATGTTTTGGCACTCCCGGACAAGCTGTTTCCGGCGTCATCGATCTCTAGCTTTTGTGCTCTTAGTTGCTCCATCCTTACATGAGATGGAGCCACCATCTCCACCTCGATCCTGGCGTCGGGGTTGCCAGTTGGGGTTGTCTCCTCTCTGGAGATGCTTTGGACGTGCCCCTTGGGGGTTTGcatcatgaagcattctcgggaagggtgatggctccccttgctggagtcagagctagaggatgaCTCTGGTTCCTCCACAAGGAGCCCATAGAGTGTCTCTGGATCGTGTTCGATTACCCCCACGAACTCGCTGTCCGTAggcggctgaaccatgcgtagagccagaaggtggccagcgatcgctgcggcgttgcggagaccaaatgGAAACGTTGTCGGGGCGCTTCGTACGGGACCTTCCAGAAAAAGGGGGATGCCGCGCGGGGGCTCCCtagataactggggtccaagggagtcaccccgcgggccctcaagccttagatggctgaggttgatggaagggagagactgtgcggctgtgtgggtcagcgccagttctcctcctagtgtgacgataaaATCTAGATCGCCGAAACGcacatgtgcgcccggggcccaccTGATtgtgtgggtggccatccgaggcctgatctgGAACGTGcaagctcccctacctggcgcgccaactatcggtgttttgtacaagcaccggcaagtaaatttatagtaatgcgtattaggctcggatggtgtgctaaagaacacaagatttatactggttcggaccgaatgtccctacgtccagtttgttgctactcgtgttattagcaccaaaaatggttcgtagtagggggtacaaacgatcgagagagggactggtcccaagtctctgatggaagggttgaaaggaggccaagagcttgatcgCAGATTGACTGTGTGAGTGTTGTGTGCTATGCTGTCAAAGATCGGTCCCTTtggtggaggaagcgcatccccttttatagatgaaggggctagctttacaagggtgagggctttaggatgcgtatttacctagtcttgtggctcatgtctacctggcctggttcttcattctgatgagtgcaaaggaagataagcgcctacaatactgttgatgcctctgtagaatgtcaggttggttatAGAATGCTACCCTACGTAGGGCATGGGCtacagtatagtggttttgacttatgagtctccctcagccttgctccgcacgccttctggttcctatgagtcttcgtcggagggacgaggggtcgggtaGCGGGCACAGCTCCCTTGGGGCCAGAACGTGGTGATGGAATATCCatcgttcatggagatagcaaatccttttctggagcatagcggttgtcgtgtatcttcgtcgggttctgtgtcccagagctaaaggcggcgcctacaactctatagggcgaggggCACGCACCTAAAACACCTTTCGGGCTCtgtggcgcccggaagggtctaaagcacctatcccgtcgttccctagcagtacttttcctgccagggcgcagggtatggtccttggagccatggttgacccaaacgtcttgtcttgccctatacccatcaccatgagggaacagggagaagttgtcaggtaagatgaaatcaGTCTTTAGATACCGAGCAGGGAGAGGCTCATTCCTAGCCGTCGGTACCGAGCTCACCcctctagggtcgggcgaggtggagtctatccctcagccctcgggcccACCCCTCTAGGGTCCTTATCTCTTGgtcgagaccgagcccacccctctagggtcaggcgaggtggagtctatccctcagccctcgggcgagaccgagctcgCCCTAAAggcatcaggcgaggcggagtctatccctcagccctcgatcGAGACCGAGcttgccccaaaggcgtcgggcgaggcggagtctatccctcagccctcgggcaagaTCGAGcttgccccaaaggcgtcgggcgaggtggaaccaaactcctgtcattcgagcaaGAGACGTTATGTGCCattatccgtccagaagtttttaacgctcggtggttattggttccaccttctagggtaccccgaTATTGGGTCCCCGACAGTGTGAGGTACGACATGA
This region includes:
- the LOC136496276 gene encoding large ribosomal subunit protein uL2-like, with amino-acid sequence MLSIDDAQGMYIGQLIYYSHRATLSIGNIPPLCGILKDAVICNASARASGDYAVVVSRNPDSNTSARASGDYAIIVSHNPDSDTSTRASGDYAITSSHNPDNGVRARNASCQGRNIANDGEVDNIRRDAWTHLAEREKER